In Rhinoderma darwinii isolate aRhiDar2 chromosome 9, aRhiDar2.hap1, whole genome shotgun sequence, the following are encoded in one genomic region:
- the LOC142660769 gene encoding interferon-induced transmembrane protein 1-like produces the protein MENSIYGRELNAPPLYDSKSYEPLKEEMEFRHCPGQTVQSTVVTIMPEGPPVRDHIIWSFFNTIYMNFCCLGLLAFVFSVKSRDRKLHGDRHGALSYGSTARSLNIATTVLSILFTIIFIIIIVIQVEYVIETARQISQMENDRYGK, from the exons ATGGAAAATAGTATTTATGGACGGGAACTTAacgcacctcctctatatgatTCCAAATCCTATGAGCCCCTGAAGGAAGAAATGGAGTTTCGGCATTGCCCTGGTCAGACTGTGCAATCCACAGTCGTGACAATAATGCCTGAGGGTCCTCCTGTACGTGATCACATTATCTGGTCCTTTTTCAATACCATATACATGAATTTctgctgcctgggactccttgccTTTGTATTCTCCGTCAAG TCCAGAGACCGGAAGTTGCATGGAGATAGACATGGTGCCCTCAGCTACGGTTCCACCGCCCGGTCTCTAAACATCGCCACCACTGTACTGTCCATCCTGTTTACTATTATCTTTATCATCATCATCGTTATACAAGTGGAGTATGTTATTGAAACTGCTCGGCAGATCAGCCAGATGGAAAATGATAGATATGGAAAGTGA